A region of Mesorhizobium sp. M3A.F.Ca.ET.080.04.2.1 DNA encodes the following proteins:
- the phbB gene encoding acetoacetyl-CoA reductase — protein MSKVAIVTGGSRGIGAAISVALKNAGYSVAANYAGNDAAAEKFKAETGIPVYKWSVADYDACAAGIKQVEADLGPVGVLVNNAGITRDAMFHKMTPAQWKEVVDTNLSGVFNMTHPLWGGMRDRKFGRVITISSINGQKGQAGQANYSAAKAGDIGFSKALAQEGARAGITVNVICPGYIATEMVKAIDEKVLNERIIPQIPVGRLGEPEEIARCVVFLASDEAGFITGSTITANGGQYFA, from the coding sequence ATGAGCAAGGTAGCAATCGTCACGGGCGGATCGCGCGGTATCGGTGCGGCGATATCGGTGGCCTTGAAGAATGCCGGCTATTCGGTTGCCGCGAACTATGCCGGCAATGACGCGGCGGCCGAGAAGTTCAAGGCCGAGACCGGCATCCCGGTCTACAAATGGTCGGTCGCCGACTACGACGCCTGCGCGGCCGGCATCAAGCAGGTCGAGGCCGATCTCGGTCCGGTCGGCGTGCTGGTCAACAATGCCGGCATTACCCGCGACGCCATGTTCCACAAAATGACGCCCGCCCAATGGAAGGAAGTCGTCGACACCAATCTCTCCGGCGTCTTCAACATGACGCATCCGCTGTGGGGCGGCATGCGCGACCGCAAGTTCGGCCGCGTCATCACCATTTCCTCCATCAATGGCCAGAAGGGGCAGGCCGGCCAGGCCAACTACTCCGCCGCCAAGGCCGGCGACATCGGCTTCTCCAAGGCGCTGGCCCAGGAAGGCGCGCGCGCAGGCATCACCGTCAACGTCATCTGCCCCGGCTACATCGCCACCGAGATGGTCAAGGCGATCGACGAGAAGGTGCTCAACGAGCGTATCATCCCGCAGATCCCGGTCGGCCGCCTCGGCGAGCCGGAAGAGATCGCGCGTTGCGTCGTCTTCCTGGCGTCCGACGAAGCCGGCTTCATCACCGGCTCGACGATCACCGCCAATGGCGGCCAGTATTTCGCCTGA
- the phaR gene encoding polyhydroxyalkanoate synthesis repressor PhaR gives MAKDDPIVIKKYANRRLYNTGTSTYVTLEDLADMVKKGEEFTVQDAKTGDDITHPVLTQIIFELENKDGQNMLPIPFLRQLISFYGDQMQMIVPSFLEQSMIAFSKEQERFREQMKGAFGKTPMDMMKTPMKALEEQTRRNVEMFQNAMRMFTPFPSAGPGSAAPAEPPKKDEKSDDLQELKAQIAAMQRKLDTMS, from the coding sequence ATGGCCAAGGACGACCCGATCGTCATCAAGAAATATGCCAACCGCCGGCTCTACAACACCGGCACCAGCACTTATGTGACGCTCGAGGATCTGGCCGACATGGTCAAGAAGGGCGAGGAGTTCACCGTTCAGGACGCCAAGACCGGCGACGACATCACGCATCCGGTGCTTACCCAGATCATTTTCGAGCTGGAGAACAAGGACGGGCAGAACATGCTGCCGATCCCGTTCCTGCGCCAGCTGATCTCGTTTTACGGCGACCAGATGCAGATGATCGTGCCGAGCTTCCTCGAACAGTCGATGATCGCCTTTTCCAAGGAGCAGGAGCGTTTTCGCGAGCAGATGAAGGGCGCCTTCGGCAAGACGCCGATGGACATGATGAAGACACCGATGAAGGCGCTGGAAGAACAGACGCGCCGCAACGTCGAGATGTTCCAGAACGCGATGCGCATGTTCACGCCGTTTCCGTCGGCCGGTCCAGGTTCCGCAGCGCCCGCTGAGCCGCCGAAGAAAGACGAGAAATCCGACGATCTGCAGGAATTGAAGGCGCAGATCGCAGCGATGCAGCGCAAGCTCGACACGATGTCCTGA
- a CDS encoding acetyl-CoA C-acetyltransferase yields the protein MAASNSIVVASAARTAVGSFNGSFAATPAHELGAVVIKELLARANVQPSEVDEVILGQVLTAAQGQNTARQASIKAGLPKETTAWGLNQVCGSGLRAIALGMQQIASGDAKVIVAGGQESMSLSPHAQHLRAGVKMGDYKMIDTMIKDGLWDAFHGYHMGTTAENVARQFQITRDDQDQFALASQNKAEAAQKAGKFKDEIVAFTVAGRKGDTIVDQDEYIRHGATLDGMTKLKPAFDKEGTVTAGNASGINDGAAGALLMSEAEAARRGITPLVRIASWATAGVDPTIMGTGPIPASRKALEKAGWSVGDLDLVEANEAFAAQACAVNKDMGWDPAIVNVNGGAIAIGHPIGASGARVFNTLVFEMRRRGAKKGLATLCIGGGMGVAMCVEAL from the coding sequence ATGGCTGCTTCCAATTCAATCGTCGTCGCCAGCGCCGCCCGCACCGCGGTCGGATCCTTCAACGGCAGTTTCGCCGCGACGCCGGCGCATGAGCTCGGCGCCGTGGTGATCAAGGAATTGCTCGCGCGGGCCAACGTCCAGCCCTCGGAAGTCGACGAAGTCATTCTCGGCCAGGTGCTGACCGCGGCCCAGGGACAGAACACCGCCCGTCAGGCTTCGATCAAGGCCGGCCTGCCCAAGGAGACCACTGCCTGGGGGCTCAACCAGGTTTGCGGCTCCGGCCTCAGGGCAATCGCGCTCGGCATGCAGCAGATCGCTTCCGGCGATGCCAAGGTGATCGTCGCCGGCGGTCAGGAATCGATGTCGCTCTCGCCGCACGCCCAGCATCTGCGCGCCGGCGTCAAGATGGGCGACTACAAGATGATCGACACCATGATCAAGGACGGCTTGTGGGATGCTTTCCACGGCTATCACATGGGCACCACCGCCGAGAACGTCGCCCGCCAGTTCCAGATCACCCGCGACGACCAGGACCAGTTCGCGCTGGCCTCCCAGAACAAGGCCGAGGCGGCACAGAAGGCCGGCAAGTTCAAGGACGAGATCGTCGCGTTCACTGTTGCGGGCAGAAAGGGCGACACCATCGTCGACCAGGACGAATACATCCGCCACGGCGCGACGCTGGATGGCATGACCAAGCTGAAGCCTGCCTTCGACAAGGAAGGCACGGTGACGGCCGGCAACGCCTCCGGCATCAATGACGGCGCCGCCGGCGCACTGCTGATGAGCGAAGCCGAGGCCGCCCGCCGCGGCATCACGCCGCTCGTGCGCATCGCCTCCTGGGCGACCGCCGGCGTCGATCCGACGATCATGGGCACGGGGCCGATCCCGGCGTCGCGCAAGGCGCTGGAAAAGGCCGGCTGGTCGGTCGGCGACCTCGATCTGGTCGAGGCCAACGAAGCCTTCGCCGCGCAGGCCTGCGCCGTCAACAAGGACATGGGCTGGGATCCTGCGATCGTCAACGTCAATGGCGGCGCGATCGCCATCGGCCATCCGATCGGCGCCTCCGGCGCCCGCGTCTTCAACACGCTGGTGTTTGAGATGCGTCGCCGCGGCGCCAAGAAGGGTCTCGCGACGCTGTGCATCGGCGGCGGCATGGGCGTCGCCATGTGCGTGGAAGCGCTCTGA
- a CDS encoding citrate synthase, whose product MSEWLTREEALQRLNVRPQTLYAYVSRGRIGMRPDAADPRRSQYRADDIAALATRRARGRSPQAIAESAIAWGEPAITTAISTVLHGRLVYRGKDAAALSATATLEETAGLLWASDKPVSFASLTSAAVRQSGTPTAFARLSALAAQGWSSLGRRPAMLQQDGASATSALATALGAAPGSAPPHERLAHGWSADQAGADRIRRALVLLADHELNASTFAARVAASTGAPIAACLLAGLATLSGPRHGGAGAAAIAMVEDAERLGPDEAIARWLAQDRPLPGFGHPLYPEGDPRAEALLSDLAIDAGLQRLREAVLAATGLLPNIDFALAALTRGLRLPADAPFRLFALGRSVGWTAHAIEQVTSNRPIRPRARYEGAVGPGR is encoded by the coding sequence ATGTCGGAATGGCTGACAAGGGAGGAAGCGCTTCAACGGCTCAACGTTCGGCCGCAGACGCTCTATGCCTATGTCAGCCGGGGCCGCATCGGCATGCGGCCCGACGCGGCCGACCCGCGGCGCAGTCAGTACCGCGCCGACGACATCGCCGCGCTCGCCACCCGCAGGGCGCGCGGGCGAAGCCCGCAGGCGATCGCCGAGAGCGCCATCGCCTGGGGCGAGCCGGCGATCACCACCGCCATTTCGACGGTTCTGCATGGCCGCCTTGTTTATCGCGGCAAGGACGCGGCGGCGCTGTCAGCGACGGCCACTCTGGAAGAAACCGCCGGCCTGCTCTGGGCCTCCGACAAACCAGTTTCCTTTGCTTCGCTGACCTCTGCCGCCGTTCGGCAGAGCGGCACTCCCACAGCATTTGCAAGGTTGTCGGCGCTGGCTGCCCAGGGCTGGTCCTCGCTCGGCCGCAGGCCAGCCATGCTGCAGCAGGATGGCGCCAGCGCCACCAGCGCACTTGCCACGGCGCTCGGCGCTGCCCCCGGTTCGGCGCCGCCTCACGAGAGGCTCGCGCATGGCTGGTCGGCGGACCAGGCCGGCGCCGATCGCATCCGCAGGGCGCTGGTGCTGCTCGCCGATCACGAGCTGAATGCATCGACATTCGCCGCGCGCGTTGCCGCCTCCACCGGTGCGCCGATCGCTGCGTGCCTGCTCGCAGGCCTCGCGACCCTCTCCGGCCCTCGTCACGGCGGAGCCGGCGCGGCGGCGATTGCAATGGTCGAGGATGCCGAGCGGCTCGGCCCGGACGAAGCGATCGCGCGCTGGCTTGCCCAGGATCGGCCGTTGCCCGGGTTTGGCCACCCGCTCTATCCCGAGGGCGACCCGCGCGCCGAAGCCCTGCTGTCCGACCTCGCGATCGATGCCGGGCTCCAACGCCTGCGCGAGGCGGTGCTTGCCGCGACCGGCCTGCTGCCGAATATCGATTTCGCGCTGGCCGCACTGACGCGGGGCCTGCGACTGCCCGCCGACGCGCCGTTCCGCCTGTTCGCGCTTGGCCGCAGCGTCGGCTGGACGGCGCATGCGATCGAGCAGGTGACGAGCAACCGCCCGATCAGGCCACGCGCCCGCTATGAGGGAGCGGTCGGACCGGGACGATAG
- a CDS encoding citrate synthase/methylcitrate synthase — MANGLDDVVAADTVLSDVDGAAGHLTIRGYSVTELAGRWRYSQVVQLLFHGFFDGLPADAELERAIGAARVEVFERLQPLLAQLAPLDIYSAMRAGIAALPDGEGLADALRLIAAPAVLTPALLRLRRGESPVAPDQRADHATDMLRMLGGGPRPALAKALDTYLVTVCDHGLNASTFATRVVASTQAGLTSAILAGLGALKGPLHGGAPGPVIEMLDAIEASGDAAAWLRDEIARGERIMGFGHRIYRVRDPRADVLKAVKRQLGAAGKAGSRLAFAEAVEQAALEVLRVAKPQRSIQTNVEFYTALLLEAAGFPKEAFSNVFAAGRVAGWIAHAREQQATGRLIRPQSHYVGPMPGLVA; from the coding sequence ATGGCAAACGGGCTCGATGATGTGGTGGCGGCCGACACGGTGCTTTCCGACGTCGATGGCGCGGCAGGTCATCTGACCATTCGAGGCTACTCGGTGACAGAACTCGCCGGCCGTTGGCGTTACAGCCAGGTCGTCCAGCTGCTGTTCCATGGCTTCTTCGACGGACTGCCGGCCGACGCCGAGTTGGAAAGGGCTATCGGCGCGGCGCGTGTCGAGGTGTTCGAGCGGCTGCAGCCGCTGCTCGCCCAACTTGCGCCGCTGGACATCTACAGCGCCATGCGGGCAGGCATCGCCGCGCTGCCGGATGGGGAGGGCCTTGCCGATGCGCTGAGGCTGATCGCGGCGCCGGCCGTGCTGACGCCGGCTCTGCTGCGGCTGCGCCGCGGCGAAAGCCCTGTCGCGCCGGACCAACGCGCCGATCACGCCACCGACATGCTAAGGATGCTTGGCGGCGGCCCAAGGCCGGCGCTTGCGAAGGCGCTCGACACCTATCTGGTGACGGTCTGCGACCACGGGCTCAATGCGTCAACCTTTGCGACACGCGTCGTGGCATCGACGCAGGCCGGGCTGACCTCGGCGATCCTGGCGGGCCTCGGCGCGCTGAAAGGTCCGCTGCATGGCGGCGCACCGGGGCCGGTGATCGAGATGCTCGATGCGATCGAAGCCAGCGGCGACGCTGCCGCCTGGTTGCGCGACGAGATCGCGCGCGGCGAGCGCATCATGGGTTTCGGACACCGCATCTACCGCGTGCGCGATCCGCGCGCCGATGTGCTGAAGGCGGTGAAGCGGCAACTGGGCGCGGCGGGCAAGGCCGGCAGCCGGCTGGCCTTTGCCGAGGCGGTGGAGCAGGCGGCGCTCGAGGTGCTTCGGGTCGCGAAGCCGCAGCGCTCGATCCAGACCAATGTCGAGTTCTACACGGCCCTGCTGCTCGAGGCCGCAGGCTTTCCGAAAGAGGCGTTCTCCAATGTCTTTGCCGCCGGCCGCGTCGCCGGCTGGATTGCGCATGCGCGCGAGCAGCAGGCGACCGGCCGTCTGATCCGGCCGCAATCGCACTATGTCGGACCGATGCCCGGTCTGGTCGCCTGA